The following proteins come from a genomic window of Bartonella apihabitans:
- the mutT gene encoding 8-oxo-dGTP diphosphatase MutT, whose product MTNLKTILIVVACALIDEDNRVLLAERPKGKSLAGLWEFPGGKLEPGETPEQALIRELDEELAIKVKEDCLSPFTFASYSYEKFHLLMPLYICRRYQGTARGAEGQNLKWVRAEDLDHYEMPPADKPLIPLLKDLLL is encoded by the coding sequence TTGACAAATCTGAAAACAATCCTCATCGTGGTTGCCTGCGCCTTGATCGATGAAGATAATCGGGTTTTGCTGGCCGAACGGCCGAAAGGTAAATCACTGGCCGGACTATGGGAATTTCCCGGAGGTAAATTGGAACCCGGAGAAACGCCTGAACAGGCACTTATCCGCGAGCTCGACGAAGAATTGGCAATTAAAGTGAAAGAGGATTGCCTTTCGCCCTTCACTTTTGCAAGCTATTCTTACGAAAAATTCCATTTACTGATGCCGCTTTATATTTGTCGGCGCTATCAAGGAACAGCAAGGGGAGCAGAAGGTCAAAATCTCAAATGGGTTCGGGCTGAAGATCTCGATCATTATGAAATGCCTCCTGCCGACAAGCCGCTTATACCGCTTTTAAAAGATTTGTTGCTTTAA